From the Daucus carota subsp. sativus chromosome 8, DH1 v3.0, whole genome shotgun sequence genome, one window contains:
- the LOC108197169 gene encoding disease resistance protein RPP13 — MADAVISFAIEKLGDFLVHQVNIRIGVRDDIRWLKEELGLLQATGELAESRQEEKLVRLWLNTVKDVANDAVDILKRFQDGQASLEQGHMDRFLNCLCMCKKEAQLYDIGNDIESLKKRIEDINKRRLQYGIDNILAGPEVKQNDRSLIRASAIDKHVDVVGFKEDIKKLMKKLNSQDPALKIISIHGLGGLGKTSLATKLYNSNELKHFGTRAKVSVSSDYNIKDVLKRIIKSFKGPEHEQYMSNMDEHDLLRYLPKLLQKKGCYLALIDDIWDINAWNQIKIAFPNKNNGSRIIITTRNKKVAETVDKNVLAYQLRFLREEESWELFCKTAQPTQNLKNLGREMVGKCRGLPLAIVILGGLLLKNKSYDYWSKVKEHIWRNLRDDSVDIEEILSLSYKDLSPQMKDCFLYLARYPEDQIIVVERLKHLWIAEQFISEDEEGDGKLMEDLAEGCLNELIDRNLIQTESLLLNEKVERCRVHDLVRELVIKKAKEQKLLVNFDSSKHQPNLIHLLEGQRRHAISDGIGEYLKLLDQRRFDALYLHSLLLEEYTGRVKLKEMKLMYTRFKNLKVLDMSSVESERIPEEIGDLVLLKFLGFVGSEGKTIAVPASIGKLKKLQSLWGGFSTSYAVPREIWELPELRHMYFLFIKISGRLKIGSRQTKLHSLSGIDFKEWVKIDTVNFANLRALSIEKNLAAEEDEEGEGGASCSLESLTNLTNLQTFRLWLPPGAVIPTMKSLSSLKFLKSVDLWGVIEDLSELRFLPDSITDLTLYGSGLTEDPMPCLGNLPNLTALQLEEVYDGNKMVCGKNAFSSLQILILRYFTSLRELQVEDGALPCLKSFQALECKKLKKIPVQLERFLTQAN, encoded by the coding sequence ATGGCTGATGCTGTGATATCTTTTGCAATTGAAAAACTTGGTGATTTTCTTGTTCACCAGGTTAACATACGAATAGGAGTTCGAGATGATATAAGGTGGCTCAAAGAAGAACTGGGCCTCCTCCAGGCTACTGGAGAACTGGCAGAATCAAGGCAAGAAGAGAAACTCGTCCGTCTATGGCTAAACACTGTCAAAGATGTTGCCAATGATGCTGTGGATATCCTGAAGAGGTTTCAGGATGGACAAGCCAGTCTGGAACAAGGTCATATGGATAGATTTCTCAACTGTCTCTGCATGTGCAAGAAAGAAGCTCAGCTTTATGACATTGGCAATGATATCGAGTCGCTCAAGAAAAGGATCGAAGATATCAATAAGAGGAGACTCCAGTACGGGATCGACAATATTTTAGCTGGTCCAGAGGTGAAACAAAATGACAGAAGCTTAATCAGAGCGAGCGCCATTGATAAACATGTGGATGTGGTTGGTTTTAAGGAGGATATTAAGAAGTTGATGAAGAAACTTAATAGCCAGGATCCGGCCCTCAAAATCATTTCCATTCACGGACTGGGAGGATTGGGCAAGACTTCACTTGCCACCAAGTTGTACAACTCTAACGAGTTGAAACATTTTGGCACCCGTGCTAAAGTTTCTGTCTCCAGCGACTATAACATCAAAGATGTCCTTAAGAGGATAATAAAGTCTTTCAAGGGACCAGAGCATGAACAATATATGTCAAACATGGATGAGCATGACTTGCTTCGGTACTTACCAAAGTTACTCCAGAAAAAAGGTTGCTATTTGGCACttattgatgatatatgggATATAAACGCTTGGAACCAGATCAAGATCGCTTTTCCAAACAAAAACAACGGCAGTAGGATCATTATAACTACAAGAAACAAGAAAGTCGCAGAGACTGTGGATAAGAATGTTTTAGCCTATCAACTTCGTTTTTTGAGGGAAGAGGAAAGCTGGGAACTGTTCTGCAAGACAGCACAACCAACCCAGAATTTAAAGAACTTGGGAAGAGAGATGGTTGGTAAATGTCGAGGTTTACCACTTGCAATTGTGATACTGGGCGgccttttattgaaaaacaagagCTACGACTATTGGTCAAAGGTGAAGGAGCATATCTGGAGAAACTTGAGGGATGATTCGGTGGATATTGAAGAAATACTGAGCTTGAGTTATAAAGACTTGTCTCCCCAAATGAAAGATTGTTTTCTCTACCTTGCAAGATATCCAGAAGACCAAATTATTGTCGTCGAACGTTTGAAGCATTTATGGATTGCAGAGCAATTCATatcagaagatgaagaaggagaTGGAAAACTCATGGAGGATTTGGCCGAAGGTTGTCTAAATGAGCTAATTGATCGCAACTTGATTCAGACTGAGTCGTTGCTATTGAATGAGAAAGTTGAAAGATGCCGGGTCCATGATCTTGTGCGTGAACTTGTCATAAAAAAAGCAAAGGAGCAGAAACTGTTGGTTAATTTTGATTCAAGTAAACACCAACCAAATCTCATCCATTTATTGGAAGGACAACGGCGTCATGCTATTTCCGATGGAATTGGTGAGTACTTGAAATTACTTGATCAGCGTAGATTTGATGCTTTATATTTACATTCCCTACTGCTGGAAGAATATACTGGTAGagtgaaattaaaagaaatgaaGTTGATGTACACCAGATTTAAAAATCTCAAAGTGCTAGATATGTCGAGTGTAGAATCAGAGAGGATACCAGAAGAAATAGGGGACTTGGTTCTCTTAAAGTTCTTAGGCTTCGTGGGTAGTGAAGGTAAAACAATAGCAGTGCCAGCAAGTATAGGCAAGCTGAAAAAGTTACAATCTTTATGGGGTGGGTTCAGTACATCCTACGCAGTTCCCAGAGAGATATGGGAGCTGCCTGAGTTGAGgcatatgtattttttattcatcAAAATTAGCGGGAGGTTGAAGATTGGTAGCCGCCAAACAAAACTCCATTCTTTGTCTGGTATAGATTTTAAGGAATGGGTCAAGATTGATACTGTCAATTTCGCTAACCTCCGTGCATTATCTATAGAAAAAAATCTAGCCgcagaagaagatgaagaaggagaAGGCGGAGCAAGCTGCTCGTTGGAATCCTTAACTAATTTAACAAATCTCCAAACATTCAGACTTTGGTTGCCTCCTGGTGCCGTTATTCCAACAATGAAATCACTTTCATCTTTGAAATTTCTCAAGAGCGTCGACTTATGGGGTGTTATAGAAGATCTATCAGAACTACGTTTTCTTCCGGATTCAATCACGGATTTAACCCTATACGGTAGTGGGTTAACAGAAGATCCAATGCCCTGCTTAGGAAATTTACCGAATCTTACGGCTCTTCAGTTGGAAGAGGTGTACGATGGAAATAAAATGGTCTGCGGTAAAAATGCATTTTCGAGtcttcaaattttaatactAAGATATTTCACCAGTCTGAGAGAATTGCAAGTTGAGGACGGAGCACTCCCTTGCCTCAAAAGTTTTCAAGCACTTGAGTGTAAGAAGCTGAAGAAGATTCCTGTCCAACTAGAACGTTTCTTGACTCAGGCCAACTAA
- the LOC108197498 gene encoding glycine-rich RNA-binding protein 2, mitochondrial isoform X2, which produces MAFYNKVGSIARQSNAHISSVPSMLNAIRAMSSSKLFIGAKIITDRDSGRSKGFGFVTFADSESASSAVSAMDGQPLNGRNIRVSFANDKPRNTFGDNSGGGGGYGNAGF; this is translated from the exons ATGGCATTTTACAACAAAGTTGGAAGCATCGCGAGGCAGTCTAATGCTCACATTTCTTCTGTGCCGTCCATGCTGAATGCTATTCGTGCCATGTCATCCTCAAAGCTCTTCATTGGAG CCAAAATTATCACGGACAGGGACAGTGGGAGGTCTAAGGGCTTCGGATTTGTGACCTTTGCCGATAGTGAGTCTGCCTCCTCAGCAGTGTCGGCCATGGATGGACAA CCTCTGAATGGTCGTAACATCCGCGTGAGCTTTGCAAATGATAAACCGCGCAATACTTTTGGCGACAacagtggtggtggtggtggataTGGTAATGCAGGATTCTAA
- the LOC108197498 gene encoding glycine-rich RNA-binding protein 2, mitochondrial isoform X1 has protein sequence MAFYNKVGSIARQSNAHISSVPSMLNAIRAMSSSKLFIGGLSFQINEQCLRDAFSSFGDVDEAKIITDRDSGRSKGFGFVTFADSESASSAVSAMDGQPLNGRNIRVSFANDKPRNTFGDNSGGGGGYGNAGF, from the exons ATGGCATTTTACAACAAAGTTGGAAGCATCGCGAGGCAGTCTAATGCTCACATTTCTTCTGTGCCGTCCATGCTGAATGCTATTCGTGCCATGTCATCCTCAAAGCTCTTCATTGGAG GTCTTTCTTTTCAAATCAATGAGCAGTGCTTGAGGGATGCATTTTCCAGTTTTGGGGATGTTGATGAGG CCAAAATTATCACGGACAGGGACAGTGGGAGGTCTAAGGGCTTCGGATTTGTGACCTTTGCCGATAGTGAGTCTGCCTCCTCAGCAGTGTCGGCCATGGATGGACAA CCTCTGAATGGTCGTAACATCCGCGTGAGCTTTGCAAATGATAAACCGCGCAATACTTTTGGCGACAacagtggtggtggtggtggataTGGTAATGCAGGATTCTAA
- the LOC108199689 gene encoding uncharacterized protein LOC108199689 — MSRCFPFPPPGYEKKLAPEVANILKKEKTKEKKHKEKKDKEKKEGKDKRDKEKSNGKHREKKDKKEKHKDRKKDKEKNKEKDQEKGSTSSEKKLSGQSEEYNRAKVLQSEKVRDEEKKEQSSTSEEKRQIGQFAYCNGEKLQQKVEKSREKKVTADETFSVQLQAHTGGNKAVLHSFADKDSQDSKFMSDFSKRINDDGKGTGSQMVEGFMDKGLKKVEKIDKFAVRDSSTVEGKEKFKDKQVNSWKINDGQRIHHEENFNGNAMSQNLSGSIQNKFGVPPKSKDNSEGTMGGKEKSKEGERDDKRGEKRKSKHKEKKSKGKDKNSEKEKRKEDKAKKDRQKSEKDDSRSSNKNDAGTPNNKTSHLPKDDDKNAAEGILKKRKDIEKNGFLPEYVIKPEKMPRLSSHPLSENGQKPGPLETTTLFTSQKQGTLNSSEVVNKDNKINGLTGPHQVPTSEAAKPPPVIAEHIAEASRKPPHPDMKYLSKVLTVPQMDEWSDVDDQAWLFNNKDSLLNKSEVDPVGVNQGQQVWAETLRIESADVFALPYVIPY, encoded by the exons ATGTCTCGCTGCTTTCCGTTTCCACCACCAGGATATGAAAAGAAGCTTGCACCAGAAGTTGCCAACATACTGAAAAAG GAGAAAACAAAAGAGAAAAAGCACAAGGAGAAAAAGGACAAGGAGAAGAAAGAAGGCAAAGACAAACGAGACAAAGAAAAAAGTAATGGGAAACATAGAGagaaaaaagataaaaaggAAAAACACAAGGATAGAAAGAAGGATAAAGAAAAAAACAAGGAAAAAGACCAAGAGAAAGGTAGCACCTCGTCCGAGAAGAAACTTTCGGGGCAGAGTGAGGAGTATAATAGAGCAAAAGTTCTTCAGAGTGAAAAAGTGCGAGAtgaagagaaaaaggaacaaagCAGCACCTCAGAAGAAAAGCGACAGATTGGTCAATTTGCTTATTGTAATGGAGAGAAGCTTCAGCAGAAAGTGGAGAAAAGCAGAGAGAAAAAAGTTACTGCTGATGAGACGTTTTCCGTGCAGCTTCAGGCTCATACTGGAGGTAACAAAGCTGTTTTGCATAGTTTTGCTGACAAGGATTCTCAAGATTCAAAATTTATGTCGGATTTCAGCAAGAGAATTAACGACGACGGAAAGGGAACAGGGAGCCAGATGGTTGAGGGATTCATGGATAAGGGACTCAAGAAGGTTGagaaaattgataaatttgCAGTCAGAGATTCTAGTACGGTTGAAGGCAAGGAAAAGTTTAAGGACAAACAAGTTAATAGCTGGAAGATCAATGATGGGCAAAGGATCCACCATGAAGAAAATTTCAATGGAAATGCAATGTCTCAGAACCTTTCTGGAAGCATACAAAATAAATTTGGAGTGCCTCCTAAATCCAAGGATAACTCTGAGGGAACAATGGGAGGGAAAGAGAAATCGAAAGAAGGAGAAAGAGATGATAAAAGAGGGGAAAAACGGAAAAGTAAacacaaagaaaaaaagagcaagggaaaagacAAAAACAGTGAAAAAGAGAAGCGGAAGGAAGATAAAGCAAAAAAGGATCGTCAGAAATCTGAGAAGGATGATTCTAGGAGTAGCAACAAGAATGACGCTGGTACTCCGAATAACAAGACATCTCATTTGCCCAAAGACGACGACAAGAATGCTGCTGAGGGTATtctgaaaaaaagaaaagatattGAGAAAAATGGTTTCTTGCCCG AATATGTAATTAAGCCTGAGAAAATGCCAAGACTCAGTTCTCATCCATTGTCAGAAAATGGACAGAAACCGGGACCTCTGGAAACCACCACCCTTTTCACCTCACAAAAGCAGGGGACACTTAATAGTTCTGAAGTAGTTAATAAGGATAACAAGATAAATGGTTTAACAGGACCGCATCAGGTGCCTACTTCTGAGGCGGCAAAGCCTCCACCTGTGATCGCTGAGCATATTGCTGAAGCATCAAGAAAGCCTCCTCATCCTGATATGAAGTACTTAAGCAAAGTACTTACAGTTCCTCAAATGGATGAGTGGTCTGATGTTGATGACCAGGCATGGCTGTTTAATAACAAAGATTCTCTATTGAACAAGTCTGAAGTAGATCCTGTTGGGGTGAACCAAGGACAGCAGGTATGGGCTGAAACTTTAAGGATAGAGTCAGCTGATGTTTTTGCTCTGCCATACGTAATACCTTACTGA